TGCGAAAAGATTATGGCTTTATGAGTTTATTCCAGGAACTATTAATCGAAAGAATTTAATTATTATGGGTAGAAACATTTTTGTTTCCTATAAATATGCTGACAACAAGGTCCAGCGCTTGTCAGATTTACCCTGGAATGAATTTCCAAAAGTCAGAAATTATGTAGATAAACTCCAAGGTGTTTTGGCTGATTGGGATCACATAAATTTAGGTGAAAAGGACGGTGAAAGTTTAGCGAATTTTGCTGACTCAACGATTGAGACATCTTTAAAGGAAAAAATTTTCCGGAGTAGCGTAACCGTAGTCATGATTTCAAAAGGCATGAAAGAAATCTATCTCGATGAGAAAGATCAATGGATACCTTGGGAGGTTTCTTATTCGCTTCGCGAAATTACAAGAAGTGACAGGACTTGCCGCATGAATGCATTATTAGGCATTGTTTTGCCAGATGAAACCGGGAGTTATAATTGGTATTATATAGAAAATGCTAACTGCAACTGTACCACACATGGGACGGGACAATTATTTGAAATTTTGAGGTCAAATATGTTTAATATGAAGAGTCCAAATTTATCATCCTGTGACGGGTTAACTATTCATCATGGCGAATTCTCATTCATAAAAACCATAAGATGGTCGGAATTTTTGACAAATCCCGATGGTTATTTAGATATAGCACTAAACATCAAGGACAATAAAAACTTATATAATATTAAAGTGAATCTTAGCTAGATAGCCGGGCTTATTTATCTTAAAGGTTTTATAAAAGTATCTAACTGCAATCGGACTTTCAACTGTTGAACGATTGCGATACGAAAATTAACACAAACAAAATACGTATCTATTACTCAACCGTGGTATGTAGATACGCTTGCGGTGAATTTCAAAGTATAGTTTAGCATCAAGATGAAAAATCATTTCTTTTGCGCCGAGTGATATTAAAACACTAATGGATGTGCCGAACTAAAATCCCCAGGGTTCCTTTCTTGCTCCAAATTGGCATTCCTGGTTTTATTCCTTTGTGCTATTTTAGAGTAATAGCTTCCTTTATTTATTAGTTGAGAAGTTAATTTTTGTTCAATTCAATCGATAATCCGAAAATAAATGTTTGAATTTAATATTATTTTATCCTTAAAAGAAACGTCTGCACTAAGTTTTAAAACTGGTAAATTAGCTTTTCACAATCTATTTAACCTATTTCATGAGTAAATATTCTTGGATTTCACATGAACTTTATGCCAATGAAGGTGGAAAGTTTCAGAGGGTCTGTAATTATTATCTTAAAAAAATGTTTCGAGGAGTTCAGTTTACTCCGGGGTCAGAAGAAGATACTGACAAAACAAGGCCAGGGCGCCCCGATTCTTATATTGTGCTTGATGAAGGTGGCTATATTTTAACTGAAATTACAACTCATGACAATTTAGATAAGGGAAAGTATAACGCCAAACTAAGAAAAGACCTAGAAGGGTGTCTTGAGTTCGATAAATGGGATATCGAACCAACACAGGTAAAATATATCGTGCTCTGTACCAACAAAGAAGTGGATTTTGAAGTATATGAATCGCTGAGAAAACTAGTTAAATCCTTTGAAATTCCTCTTACAATTTTAGGAGTTAATGAACTGACCAACTATTTGTATGATAAAGGGCGAATGTTTGCACGAGATATTTTCGGTATTCCTTTTGAAACAGGTCAGATTCTTGACAAAGCAGAATTTCTCAATGAATATAGCGGCAAAGGTTTCGTAACGCCACTTGATAATAATTTGTATGGAAGAGAACCCGAATTATTTTTTTTAAAATCTACATTCGAACAATCTGAGATCACAGTTATTACTGGTTCACCAGGAGTAGGTAAATCTAAACTTGCGATCCAAGCTATGGCTGAATTTGTAAAAGATCATCCTAAATTTGAAGATTGTTACATCTGGTCGAAGCCGGAATCCATTATGGAAGAGATTGTGATTTTCTTTGAATCCGGTAAATCCTATATCATACTTATTGATGATGCCAACAGACAATTGGAAAATCTGCTTCCAATTTTAGTTAAAACGCTTGCAAGTGATTTTATTATCAAATTAGTCCTTACAGTCAGGGATTATGCAAAAGAAGATGTAGAGAAACACTTAATAAATCGTGAATTTAAAGGAGTACGAATTAGTAGACTTTCAGATGATACAATTGATAAAATCATCTATAATGCCCCTTTTGGTGTTCTCACGTATCAATTAAGGGCACGGGTCATCGAAATTGCAAAGGGCAATCCGAGATTAGCCATCATGGCCGCGGACGCGGTGAAGAAAGTCCCCGACATTGCATTATTAAACGACGTTTCCTCCATTTACGAATCCTATTTTAATTCAGTTGTAAAAGATAAAAGTTTCCTTGCTGAGTCGTCCACAATAAAGGTCCTCGGCATATTGTCGTTTTTTCAAACACTCGATATACAGGAAAAGGAAGACCAAGATAAACTTAAAAGTTTTGGCATTAGCATAAGTGAATTTAGTGAAATTGTTCATGTTGCTGAGGCGATGGAGCTTGTCGAAATAAACTATAAATCAGTTGCAAAGATTGGTGACCAGGTATTGGGTACATATTTATTCCACTTGGCATTTGTCAAAAAAGGCTATTTAAGTCAGGATACTCTATTTTTTGAATATTTTAATAGATATGTTTATCGTATTCGCGACACTTATCTTCCGGCGATAAACGCGTTTGGAGAAGAACAGATAATGGGAAAAGCTCGCCAGCCTTTGTTGAACTACCTTCTTCGGGTACAGTCAAATTATAAAGATACGGTTCATTTTTTAGAGGTTTTCGGAATCTATCTGCCAATGCAGTGTTTTTCATTTATTCGAAAATTAACCGACGCAGCTGAACAGTCCATTGATGAATTTGACTTTACCGACGCTTATCGAAAAACAAATCCACACGACTTCGACCCGGTCCTTAGGCTTTTAGAGCCATTTTATGAAAGAAGTCTAAAAGAGTTTTCAATTGCCCTTGGGCTGGCCATACAGCATGTGCAAAAGCGAAAGTCGCTACTCGACTTACTTGTTAAGCAAATCAGGACTCCACTTTTTGCAAACGGAGATGATCTCGCAAACGGACTTCAGAAACAAAACATTGCTTATAATTTTTTTAAAACGCATCTGAACGATAGTTATATATATAAAATACTTTTCTATTACGGTTTTCAACACGCCCTTTTGAACACAACCTTTAGCCATGATCTTTACGAGGTGAAAGATGGAGACTATGTTTTCAAGGAAGAGTTCATAATACTAAGAAATCAATTCTGGTTAGATATCAAAGAGAACTATGAAATTGACAAGGATATTTGCTATGACCTTTTAATAGAATATTTAGAACAAAGGGGAGATTTAAATTATGTTTATCTCATATTGGATCAAGTTCATATTGCGGAAATTGTTAAATCTCATTTTGTTCCTTCTAAATATGAAGATTGTTATTTTGTGCAAGAATATATCAATCTGCTTACCGATAAGAGAATAGAAATCAAACAGGAGGTGAAAGTGCTCCAAAAAAAATATCACAATAAAATCTATTCGCTGCACGGGTCTTTAGCATTAGTTCGTAATAGGGTGCGAAAACAGTTCCTCGATTACGAAATAAAAGATATCTGGCAGGCAAAACTGGATTTTGTTAAAAAAACTGTAGTGGTAAGTAGCTTTGAAGATTTCTTGAAGATTTATGAATTTGTCGAGATAATCCGAGATTTTAAATTCTACCATAAAAACCCAATTAATTTCGGGCTGCCTGTGTTATTTGAGAACATATTTTTGGATAATATTGAGCTCGGCTTTCAAACGTTGGCTTTTTATTTGGAGAAAGGCAATATTATAGAATTTACATCAACAAGGTTGTGTAATATTATTTTCCGCCAACTAAATGGAAATTATAAAAAACTATATGATTTAATTAGCTGGCCAAATTACAAACTTAAGCAAATATGGCTTGAAAATTACTTTGAATGGCTTCCAGAAGACGGTATTAATGTAGATTCTATTGCATTAATGCTGACTTGTTTCCGACATGCAAGCAATCACTACAATGTTCACCCGCCCTATTTTGAAAAATATGAAAAGTTCAAACCTGGCACTTATAAGGACGTAGTTGAGACCCTCGTTTTAAAACATGAGTGCGAAAACCAGTTTATCTACAAGATTCCATTCGATTTTTTTAAGGAATATCCATATATCAGAGACAAATATTTTGAACTGTCTAAAAAGATATATTTTCAGCAAGATGTCATAAATCATTCATTTGATACTAAATCAAATGACCTGTTTTTCCTAATGGAAAAAGATGTTAACTTTTTCAACGAATACATTGATTATAGGGTCGGCATTTACAAAGCACATTACTCAGCACCTGATATTATTTTGACGAAAATTTGGGATTTGGCAGAAGGAAAGCAACTTGTTTATGACACTTTTGTTAAGTTAAATCATCTTGATTTTTTCAGTCATGGAATAGATCAGTTTATTGCTTTATTTTTCATACAGTTAGACGAAAAATACTACCAGGATGCGGAAATTGTTTTTAAACAATTAATTACTTTCTATCCGAATGACCCCAAAATGCTAAGCGTTGTTTGGGACATACTTCGAAATTACATGAAGAACTTATATGTGCCCTTGATCAAATTTTGGCTGAGCTTAAATAAAGATGTTACTTTCATTGACCAATGCGATTGGAATAACAATTCCTTCTCATATACAAACGGCCGGCAGATATGGGCTGATTACCGGATTAAAGAACTTGACTTCTTAAGTGAGGCAATAGACGAGATGCCTAATCAACACGAGTACCTAGATCATCAAATTTGGTTGGAGGAAAGAATACAGGCAGAACGTAAAAATGCTGAATATGAAAGGAAAAGAATTTACCGAGGATTTGATTGATTAACATCGTGCCATAACGATTTTAATAGAACCAGTCGCTGACTTTAATTCTTTTAAAATGGCAGGAAAAATCCCTTCTAATATCGGTTCAATCATTGCAGACAATGTTATTAAAAATGGTAAGTATATAGTATTAAAACATTATCAAATAAAATCGATCCTCATATCAAATTCCCGTGGTACCGATAGATTGGCGCCATGCAATTTCACTTTGATGATGCAATGAGAGCCGGCTAATTTTTCATCCGGAAAAACCCTTAAAGGGGCTTTAAAAGCCAAATGCTTTAACTGATGGCGGACATCACCAATATCGCTTGATACCCTGTAGCCTTCCGCTTCAGTAGTTACTTTCGGATAACCTTCTTCAACAGGTATTACTACGATATAGTTTATAACCCGGGGCTGAATCCGGGGCATTACTTTAAATCCCTCAATTTTTGGAATGTATAATTCAATCATTGCCCTATCCAGATGAATTTCCGCGTGATTCAAGATATAAAAATTTAACTTAAAGGCGCGCTCTTCATTGAGATAGTATTGGTCTTCTTCCTGGTAGTTTTGCTTAACTGATTGTAATCTTGAGTTAAGTGTCGGCAAATTCATTTCCTGATAAGAATTTTGAAGACCCGTTTGTTGCCCAAATCGTTCCACATATTTCTTTGGATCCTGTTGTAACAACTCTTCTTTCCAATGAATCTGGTCTTCTATCTGTTTTTTATTATCGTCTGACGGCGTGAAAATATTTCTAATACAAAGCATTTTCAAGATGTGTCCCCCTTCTTTGAATCCTAGTTCAATCTGGTCATCAAGATTTTTAACCTTGAATTTTTTGGCAAAGATCTGTTCCATATCTGTTCTTCCCATCAACACCTGATAGCTTCCTTTCCTAATGAGCATCGTGTTCTTTTTAAGTACCGTTTTTTCATTAAGCGGAGTGTCTTTAAGTATGGAGTAAGGCTGGTCAGCGGTGGCTTTAATTGTCAAAACCATCAGGCTTTTATTTTCAAAAAGGAAAGGTTCGTAAGTGACCGATATTTCTGGAGTTATATTACTATGGATTAATTGTTGAATACTTGCAGAATCAATTGGGTTATCCACTGCTTTAAAAATTATTTCATCTTTGTTCTTTTTAATGCCAATGATGATGTAGCGATCACCTGAATAAGCTGCATTGGCCATTGCCAATACATCTTTGACCAAATCCATTCTTTTTGCATCCTTGTATTCTTCCAGTTTAAAATCTAAAAATTCACTTTCCTGGTGATATTGTATTAATTCATTTATGTCTCTCATGATAATAATGGCTTATATAAAAATGATTGGAACATTCTTTTATTATTGATCTTTTTCCGATCGCTAACTATCAGTATTATCAATACTTCGTTCGGCATCATCTAATTCATTAAGCATTAAAATGAGATTCTGAATACTTATTTGATAAAGTCCAATTTGATTGTTGAGATCAATAATTTTTTCTCCTGCCTCATTATTTAACTGCTCGTATTGTTCTAATGCATTTTCTTGGGCGACTTGTTCAAGCTCGAAACCGTTTTCGCCTGTATCGTTGATCCAATTCTGATCTTTATTTTTAGTTATCTGCCAATCCATATTGAATTTGCTTCTTTCTCGCAATATCGATTCACGTTCAACAAGGCCGCGAATAGAATTGCCAATTATCCGAATCTCGGTCGTTGATTCAATTGAATGGAGATACCTTTCTATATCGGTAAATACATCGTCAAAATCCAGTGTTAATATTTCCAGCTCTTCCAGGTTATCAGCATTCGCTTGGATTGCCGGAATTGGGTGATCTCCTTGCTGAATAAGCCAAATTGCATGGCTATTAATTTTGACAATTTCTTTTTCAAAAGCTGTTAGTGTAACTAAATTATTCTCTAACTCGATAGCTAAACGCTGCAGTTTTCCTCCGAAATATCGAGTCGACCGTGTGATTAAAGGGTCAAAAAAACGATCAATAACATCAGTAATAATCGCTTTTGAGCGGATAATAATGCCCGCTTCAAAGCTATTTGCGCTTTCTTTACTAAAGTTGGCTGAACCAATATAGCCGAGATTGTCAGTAACGATTATCTTAGAGTGATTGTGAAAATTAAAGTAAACCTTAATTTTGTTTTGGAAGTTTTCAGGATCCAATTTCAGGAGATAGGTCTGTATGATTTTTCTTGCACCTTCCCGATACTTAGGTTTCCAATAATCATCCCATCGACCAGGTATGTTTGTAACGATTACTATTTGAGTGTTCGGTGATAAAGATTTTAATAATGTCAGCAGTTCTTCGTTATTGCCAGAAATATTGTAGGTGCTTATTTTTACAAATAAACTTTCGGGAAGTCGATTTGTAATTTCTTTGAAAGAAGAATGGTCCTTTGTAAAGTACAACTCTCCAAATTCCCCAAGCGAAATTGTTTCTTTGATGATGTCCACAACTATAAAAATTTATTACGATTTACCCCAATCCAATAATACTTGAATTTTTCTTGGCCCTATGTTAAGGGAACGTTGTATCCAAATAATATTTCTGGCATTTTCTTTCCATTGAGATTTATATTGCTGAAAAATATTTTTGTTGTTAAAAATGCTTTTACAGTCAGGATATCGTTCCCAGATGCCGAAATTCTTGCCTGCCGCCCAATTCCAGTTATCATTCTTTTTTAAAATATTCTGCCCTAAAATGT
This region of Mucilaginibacter inviolabilis genomic DNA includes:
- a CDS encoding TIR domain-containing protein, with amino-acid sequence MGRNIFVSYKYADNKVQRLSDLPWNEFPKVRNYVDKLQGVLADWDHINLGEKDGESLANFADSTIETSLKEKIFRSSVTVVMISKGMKEIYLDEKDQWIPWEVSYSLREITRSDRTCRMNALLGIVLPDETGSYNWYYIENANCNCTTHGTGQLFEILRSNMFNMKSPNLSSCDGLTIHHGEFSFIKTIRWSEFLTNPDGYLDIALNIKDNKNLYNIKVNLS
- a CDS encoding ATP-binding protein, coding for MSKYSWISHELYANEGGKFQRVCNYYLKKMFRGVQFTPGSEEDTDKTRPGRPDSYIVLDEGGYILTEITTHDNLDKGKYNAKLRKDLEGCLEFDKWDIEPTQVKYIVLCTNKEVDFEVYESLRKLVKSFEIPLTILGVNELTNYLYDKGRMFARDIFGIPFETGQILDKAEFLNEYSGKGFVTPLDNNLYGREPELFFLKSTFEQSEITVITGSPGVGKSKLAIQAMAEFVKDHPKFEDCYIWSKPESIMEEIVIFFESGKSYIILIDDANRQLENLLPILVKTLASDFIIKLVLTVRDYAKEDVEKHLINREFKGVRISRLSDDTIDKIIYNAPFGVLTYQLRARVIEIAKGNPRLAIMAADAVKKVPDIALLNDVSSIYESYFNSVVKDKSFLAESSTIKVLGILSFFQTLDIQEKEDQDKLKSFGISISEFSEIVHVAEAMELVEINYKSVAKIGDQVLGTYLFHLAFVKKGYLSQDTLFFEYFNRYVYRIRDTYLPAINAFGEEQIMGKARQPLLNYLLRVQSNYKDTVHFLEVFGIYLPMQCFSFIRKLTDAAEQSIDEFDFTDAYRKTNPHDFDPVLRLLEPFYERSLKEFSIALGLAIQHVQKRKSLLDLLVKQIRTPLFANGDDLANGLQKQNIAYNFFKTHLNDSYIYKILFYYGFQHALLNTTFSHDLYEVKDGDYVFKEEFIILRNQFWLDIKENYEIDKDICYDLLIEYLEQRGDLNYVYLILDQVHIAEIVKSHFVPSKYEDCYFVQEYINLLTDKRIEIKQEVKVLQKKYHNKIYSLHGSLALVRNRVRKQFLDYEIKDIWQAKLDFVKKTVVVSSFEDFLKIYEFVEIIRDFKFYHKNPINFGLPVLFENIFLDNIELGFQTLAFYLEKGNIIEFTSTRLCNIIFRQLNGNYKKLYDLISWPNYKLKQIWLENYFEWLPEDGINVDSIALMLTCFRHASNHYNVHPPYFEKYEKFKPGTYKDVVETLVLKHECENQFIYKIPFDFFKEYPYIRDKYFELSKKIYFQQDVINHSFDTKSNDLFFLMEKDVNFFNEYIDYRVGIYKAHYSAPDIILTKIWDLAEGKQLVYDTFVKLNHLDFFSHGIDQFIALFFIQLDEKYYQDAEIVFKQLITFYPNDPKMLSVVWDILRNYMKNLYVPLIKFWLSLNKDVTFIDQCDWNNNSFSYTNGRQIWADYRIKELDFLSEAIDEMPNQHEYLDHQIWLEERIQAERKNAEYERKRIYRGFD
- a CDS encoding AlbA family DNA-binding domain-containing protein, whose translation is MRDINELIQYHQESEFLDFKLEEYKDAKRMDLVKDVLAMANAAYSGDRYIIIGIKKNKDEIIFKAVDNPIDSASIQQLIHSNITPEISVTYEPFLFENKSLMVLTIKATADQPYSILKDTPLNEKTVLKKNTMLIRKGSYQVLMGRTDMEQIFAKKFKVKNLDDQIELGFKEGGHILKMLCIRNIFTPSDDNKKQIEDQIHWKEELLQQDPKKYVERFGQQTGLQNSYQEMNLPTLNSRLQSVKQNYQEEDQYYLNEERAFKLNFYILNHAEIHLDRAMIELYIPKIEGFKVMPRIQPRVINYIVVIPVEEGYPKVTTEAEGYRVSSDIGDVRHQLKHLAFKAPLRVFPDEKLAGSHCIIKVKLHGANLSVPREFDMRIDFI
- a CDS encoding phospholipase D-like domain-containing protein, which codes for MDIIKETISLGEFGELYFTKDHSSFKEITNRLPESLFVKISTYNISGNNEELLTLLKSLSPNTQIVIVTNIPGRWDDYWKPKYREGARKIIQTYLLKLDPENFQNKIKVYFNFHNHSKIIVTDNLGYIGSANFSKESANSFEAGIIIRSKAIITDVIDRFFDPLITRSTRYFGGKLQRLAIELENNLVTLTAFEKEIVKINSHAIWLIQQGDHPIPAIQANADNLEELEILTLDFDDVFTDIERYLHSIESTTEIRIIGNSIRGLVERESILRERSKFNMDWQITKNKDQNWINDTGENGFELEQVAQENALEQYEQLNNEAGEKIIDLNNQIGLYQISIQNLILMLNELDDAERSIDNTDS